The DNA sequence CAGTACGACCACGCGCATGGTGATCGACGGCCGCATGGATCTCGCGGGCATGGAAGAAGAGAGCATGTCGCGCAGCGAGCTTTTTCAATCGCTGCGTAGGCTGGCATCGAGCAATTAGGCGAAGTCGAGCGCGCTTATCTCGAACCCAGCGGCAAGCTCACGAGCTTTCCGTTTGCGCCGGGGCAGGCACGAGTGGGGCTGGCCTTATTGCCGCCGTGCGAAGAAACTGGCCGGCGCCGCTGGAGGAAAACTCAGTCGTGCCGGATTCGAAGGATTATTGCTGCTGGCGTGCGGCGAGGTGATCGCTTTCGCGACCGGACAAAAATTCTCGCGCTGCCCGCGATGTGATGGCAAGCAGTGGACGCCGGCAGTAAAAACAATGAGCGAGCAATTGCGGATCAATGCGGAGAAGGGCGAATAGCGGCGCTTTTTAAGCGATAGCGTCGGCAGTACAGACGATGAACGCAAGACGAAAAACGGAAAGACATGTGACGAATGGCTGGATTCCCTGAATTCACGAAAATGACAACCGTTTGCGGAAACGGGAATCGAGTATCTCGACGAACCGCTGGATTCCCGTTTTCACGGCAATGAGCGACGACTGCACAGAATGGCGATCGTCGCTGTGTCGAAGTTACTCCGGTATGGTCAACGTCGCATCCTCGAACTTGATCAAATCTTCCGCTGCCGGCGTTTGCTCGATCGGCGGCACATTCGTCGCACTGATCTGCGGCGCGGCAACCGCTGGCGGCAGCGGAGCGCCGCGCGGGACGGTGTGGACGACCTGGCTCGGCGGCAGCGGCGTGCCGTTTTTTAGATGGTCGTACAGGATATCGAGCGCCTGGATGAAATAGTAATGCAGCGGGATCAGGCGCGAATCGAAACCCGCAAACGCGTTGAGGGTATCGAGGTGATGCGCATTGGTGATTTCGACGTAGCGCAGCTTGCCGTCGTTGTGCTTGAGTTGATTCAAGCCGTAATAGGCACGCGAAGTGTGATTAGGGTGCAGGTTCGCGTCGTTGCGCCCGTTCACGACGATCGCCGGGATGCCGTTCAAATTTGCGTTCGCAAGAACTCTTTTGATTCCGCGCTCGATGCTGGCGCGGTTCGCCGCGTCACCTTCCTTAAGCGCTCGCCCTTCAACGCCGGTCGAAAGCCCGCGCAAGCATAGCGCGCCGTCGAAGTTTTGATCCTGCCGATTGGTCGAAGCCGAGATCGAAACGCGGTCCTCGGCTGGCCCGCCGACCGACAAATTGTTGATCAGATTGACGCCGCCGGTCGGCGGAATGCCGTTCGATACCGCGAACAGGATGGCAAGCGAGGTCGGCGCAAGCGGAATCGGAGTGCCGTCGGCTGCGGTCGCGCCGAAACTGTAACCGCATAGATTGTCCTCAACGCCGAATCGCCCGTAGGCGTTCGCGTAGGTCACCGAAATCGGTTGCGGCACAAAAAAGTGCGTGTACGAAGGCTGGACGAAATTCTGTTCGGGCAAGATGCCGTAGCCGTTGATGACAGCTTGAGCCTGGTTGGCTTGCTCGGTCAGCGTCCCGGCTGGCAGCAGTCCTTTGTCGACCAGCGACTGGCAGCGATTCGGGCTCGCCGACAGATTGAATGGTGCTGCCGTGCCTTGCGCGACTGATGCGCACGGCTGATAAAGATTGACCAGCGTCGCGTAATCGTAAAGATTCCTGCTGTGCGCGAATAACGGCGCGCCCGAACCCTGCACGATGCCGAATTTGCCGCCGGGCTCGGGATTCACGTTTGGTTCCGACACTGCGACGCCATCGATCAGCCCGAATTTATCAAGCTCGGCGGCGCGCAAGCTCGCCCCACCTCCGTTCGAAACGCTGGATGCGATCACGATCGTGTTGTCCGGCGTGATGGCGCGGCCATCGAACTTCTCGTTCAGCGCATAGAACGCAAAGACGATGGACGCGAGCACATGTTTGTCCCAATCCTTTTCGGGATTCTGCTTTGAATGCGCGTGCTTGAAGGCGAATCGGTTCGGCGCGGCGGCGTTGAATTCGGCGCGCTCCTGATCGCTCAAGCGGGCCGTAAAGAGGCATTCGTCGCCGGCGTCATCGGCGCTCGCCGTTAAGCCATCAATGCGATTTACGATATCGCGATCGAGATCGTGGGCGCCGGTGCCCGTCCCCTTATCGGTGTAAGCCACGGCGCAGCCGCGCTTGAGGCCCCATTCGCCCGAAGTTGCGATCGCGCCATAAATTCCGCGCGAGCCCGATGACGGACCGGTCACGATGCATGGGTTCTTCGGATCGAACGACGCCGGCACCTGGACCATTACGGTGAAATTGCGCTGACCTTTGCCGATCAGAGCGAGATATTCATCGCCGGCGATCTTGCCTTCGCTGCTGGTCGGGGCGCCGTTTACGTCTACGTTCGGCCCGTACAAAACG is a window from the Burkholderiales bacterium genome containing:
- a CDS encoding D-(-)-3-hydroxybutyrate oligomer hydrolase, translated to MRATRRAAAAALLSGLFVSAAAADKPQFIKGDIRVRSYEGSSDDLLTAGLGKTGLQSATAPGFADPLNPTAAELRRRAIYTNYRALVDITTGGGYGVLYGPNVDVNGAPTSSEGKIAGDEYLALIGKGQRNFTVMVQVPASFDPKNPCIVTGPSSGSRGIYGAIATSGEWGLKRGCAVAYTDKGTGTGAHDLDRDIVNRIDGLTASADDAGDECLFTARLSDQERAEFNAAAPNRFAFKHAHSKQNPEKDWDKHVLASIVFAFYALNEKFDGRAITPDNTIVIASSVSNGGGASLRAAELDKFGLIDGVAVSEPNVNPEPGGKFGIVQGSGAPLFAHSRNLYDYATLVNLYQPCASVAQGTAAPFNLSASPNRCQSLVDKGLLPAGTLTEQANQAQAVINGYGILPEQNFVQPSYTHFFVPQPISVTYANAYGRFGVEDNLCGYSFGATAADGTPIPLAPTSLAILFAVSNGIPPTGGVNLINNLSVGGPAEDRVSISASTNRQDQNFDGALCLRGLSTGVEGRALKEGDAANRASIERGIKRVLANANLNGIPAIVVNGRNDANLHPNHTSRAYYGLNQLKHNDGKLRYVEITNAHHLDTLNAFAGFDSRLIPLHYYFIQALDILYDHLKNGTPLPPSQVVHTVPRGAPLPPAVAAPQISATNVPPIEQTPAAEDLIKFEDATLTIPE